In a single window of the Mycobacterium sp. 050128 genome:
- a CDS encoding nucleotidyltransferase domain-containing protein, with translation MRTEAPALLPIFRSRLQGELLSRVLLRPGEEFTLTDLANDLGVSKAGLHGEAQRLIAADLLTDRRQGKNRLVSANLDHPAAGPLTQLALLSFGPHQIIGDEFADLLGAEQIVIFGSWAARYAGQPGPPPNDIDVLVIGDTSRLEVFDAADRAERRLGRPVNPVQTRPARWEDPGDSSLLIEIKQRPFLTVYSRDNQ, from the coding sequence ATGCGAACTGAAGCGCCGGCGCTGCTTCCGATCTTCCGCTCCCGCCTGCAGGGCGAGCTGCTCAGCCGGGTTCTTTTGCGTCCCGGCGAGGAATTCACGCTCACCGATCTCGCCAACGATCTCGGTGTATCTAAAGCCGGCCTCCACGGCGAGGCCCAACGCCTCATTGCCGCGGACCTCCTGACCGATCGACGGCAGGGCAAGAACCGACTGGTGTCGGCTAACCTCGATCATCCCGCGGCCGGACCTCTAACCCAGCTCGCATTGCTCAGCTTCGGACCTCACCAGATCATCGGCGACGAATTTGCCGACCTCCTCGGCGCCGAGCAGATCGTCATCTTCGGATCTTGGGCAGCCCGCTACGCCGGCCAGCCCGGACCCCCGCCTAACGACATCGACGTTTTGGTCATCGGCGACACCAGTCGGCTGGAGGTCTTCGACGCTGCCGATCGCGCCGAGCGCCGCCTTGGCAGACCCGTCAATCCCGTGCAGACCAGACCCGCCCGATGGGAAGACCCAGGTGACTCGAGCTTGTTGATCGAGATCAAGCAACGCCCCTTCCTTACGGTGTACTCCCGGGACAATCAATGA
- a CDS encoding type II toxin-antitoxin system Phd/YefM family antitoxin → MTELRRHFGRIIDEVEQGQTFVITRHGREIALLVPAEKYRRVSARG, encoded by the coding sequence GTGACCGAACTACGCCGCCACTTCGGCCGGATCATCGATGAGGTGGAACAGGGACAAACCTTTGTCATCACCCGGCACGGGCGCGAAATCGCGCTGCTCGTCCCGGCCGAGAAGTACCGCCGCGTGAGCGCACGCGGGTGA
- a CDS encoding helix-turn-helix transcriptional regulator: MRDLRLERGVTQEELALSADIDRSLLIDLEKGRRSLLFERLYDLAAALGVPISEIVRDDPVPPS; encoded by the coding sequence ATTCGGGATCTCCGTCTTGAGCGCGGAGTGACTCAGGAGGAGCTTGCTCTTTCCGCGGACATCGACCGGTCGCTGCTGATTGACCTTGAAAAAGGCCGCCGCAGTTTACTGTTCGAGCGCTTGTACGACCTAGCGGCGGCACTCGGTGTGCCGATCTCAGAGATCGTGCGAGATGATCCCGTACCGCCATCCTGA
- a CDS encoding AbrB/MazE/SpoVT family DNA-binding domain-containing protein, whose protein sequence is MAFHGFVAVQGRGVVALPAEVRRRLHLDEAGAQVEITEREDGVLELRPALPIPADQRWFWQDRWQQREKEVDEHVAAGRVTVHDDGDAFLDHLDQLDAQADEAAADAELES, encoded by the coding sequence ATGGCATTTCATGGTTTCGTGGCGGTCCAGGGCCGCGGTGTGGTGGCCCTGCCGGCCGAGGTTCGTCGGCGTCTGCATCTCGATGAGGCGGGGGCACAAGTCGAGATCACCGAACGCGAGGACGGGGTTCTGGAGCTTCGGCCCGCGCTGCCGATCCCGGCTGATCAACGCTGGTTTTGGCAGGACCGCTGGCAGCAGCGGGAAAAGGAGGTCGACGAGCACGTGGCGGCCGGACGGGTCACCGTTCACGATGACGGTGACGCCTTCCTGGACCATCTCGATCAGCTCGACGCCCAGGCCGACGAAGCGGCGGCCGACGCCGAGCTCGAGTCGTGA
- the pyk gene encoding pyruvate kinase yields the protein MRRRGKIVCTLGPATQSDELILALVEAGMDVARMNFSHGDYADHKTAYERVRAASDATGRAVGVLADLQGPKIRLGRFATGSTYWADGETIRITVEACEGTHDRVSTTYKRLSTDAVVGDRVLVDDGKVGLIVDAIDGDDVICTVTEGGPVSNNKGMSLPGMNVSAPALSEKDIDDLIFALDLGVDLVALSFVRSPADVELVHEVMDRVGRRVPVIAKLEKPEAIDNLEAVVLAFDAIMVARGDLGVELPLEEVPLVQKRAIQMARENAKPVIVATQMLESMIESSRPTRAEASDVANAVLDGADAVMLSGETSVGKYPLAAVRTMARIVTAVEDNSTAAPPLTHVPRTKRGVISYAARDIGERLDAKALVAFTQSGDTVKRLARLHTPLPLLAFTAWPEVRSQLALTWGTETFIVPIMDSTDEMIRQADKSLLELGRYKRGDLVVIVAGAPPGTVGSTNLIHVHRIGEDDL from the coding sequence ATTCGTCGACGCGGGAAGATCGTCTGCACCCTTGGCCCTGCAACTCAGTCGGACGAGTTGATTTTGGCCCTGGTTGAGGCCGGAATGGACGTCGCCCGAATGAACTTCAGCCACGGCGACTACGCCGATCACAAAACCGCGTACGAGCGGGTGCGTGCCGCCTCGGACGCCACCGGGCGCGCCGTGGGTGTGCTCGCCGACCTGCAAGGCCCGAAGATCCGGCTCGGGCGCTTCGCCACGGGGTCCACCTACTGGGCCGACGGGGAAACGATCCGGATCACCGTCGAGGCCTGCGAAGGCACCCACGACCGGGTGTCGACCACCTACAAGAGGTTGTCCACGGACGCCGTGGTCGGTGACCGGGTTCTGGTCGACGACGGCAAGGTCGGGTTAATCGTCGACGCCATCGATGGCGACGACGTGATCTGCACTGTCACCGAGGGTGGCCCCGTCAGCAACAACAAGGGCATGTCGTTGCCCGGGATGAACGTGTCCGCACCGGCCTTGTCGGAAAAGGACATCGACGATCTCATCTTTGCCCTGGACCTGGGCGTCGACCTGGTCGCACTGTCTTTCGTGCGCTCGCCGGCGGATGTCGAGCTGGTTCACGAGGTGATGGATCGCGTCGGACGCCGGGTGCCGGTGATCGCCAAACTGGAAAAGCCCGAAGCGATCGACAATCTCGAGGCCGTCGTCCTGGCCTTCGACGCCATCATGGTGGCCCGCGGCGACCTGGGTGTGGAGCTGCCGCTGGAAGAGGTCCCCTTGGTGCAGAAGCGGGCCATTCAGATGGCCCGGGAGAACGCCAAGCCCGTCATCGTCGCCACCCAGATGCTCGAGTCGATGATCGAAAGCTCGCGACCGACCCGGGCCGAGGCCTCCGACGTCGCCAACGCCGTGCTCGACGGCGCCGACGCGGTGATGTTGTCCGGCGAAACGTCGGTGGGGAAGTACCCGCTGGCCGCGGTCCGGACGATGGCGCGCATCGTGACCGCGGTCGAGGACAATTCCACCGCCGCCCCGCCGTTGACCCACGTGCCGCGCACCAAGCGCGGAGTGATCTCCTACGCCGCCCGCGATATCGGCGAGCGGCTCGACGCCAAGGCGCTGGTCGCCTTCACTCAGTCCGGTGACACCGTGAAGCGACTGGCGCGCCTGCACACCCCGCTGCCGCTGCTGGCGTTCACCGCCTGGCCCGAGGTGCGCAGCCAGCTGGCGCTGACATGGGGCACCGAGACGTTCATCGTCCCGATCATGGATTCCACCGACGAGATGATCCGGCAGGCCGACAAATCGCTGCTCGAGCTGGGCCGTTACAAGCGGGGTGACCTGGTGGTGATCGTCGCCGGCGCGCCACCTGGCACAGTAGGGTCGACCAACTTGATCCACGTCCACCGAATCGGGGAGGACGACCTCTAA
- a CDS encoding Fic/DOC family protein, giving the protein MPHPWDTGDLEQNWRGYFIPGTNVLRNRVGAQTMEALRDAENDLVEARVIELREAPEILGDRTYDLSYLRAIHRQLFQDVYVWAGDLRTVGIEKGGESFCPPGSISQPMTHVAAEVHRLDRLRDVPEAELARTVAYLYDYTNFAHPFREGNGRSTREFFDLLLSERGAGLDWQKTDLTELHSACHAARAESDLAGLTAMFARILDADPAYDF; this is encoded by the coding sequence GTGCCGCATCCCTGGGATACCGGCGATCTCGAACAGAATTGGCGGGGCTATTTCATTCCTGGCACGAACGTTCTGAGGAATCGTGTCGGTGCCCAGACAATGGAGGCGCTGCGGGACGCGGAGAACGATCTCGTCGAGGCGCGGGTTATCGAACTTCGTGAGGCCCCCGAAATTCTGGGTGACCGTACATATGATTTGTCGTATCTGCGCGCGATCCACCGTCAGCTCTTTCAAGACGTGTACGTCTGGGCGGGTGATCTGCGGACAGTCGGCATCGAGAAGGGCGGCGAGTCATTCTGTCCCCCGGGCAGCATCAGCCAGCCGATGACTCATGTCGCCGCTGAGGTTCACCGGCTCGATCGGCTTAGGGATGTTCCCGAGGCTGAGCTCGCCCGCACCGTCGCCTACCTGTACGACTACACGAACTTTGCCCATCCCTTCCGCGAGGGCAACGGCCGCTCCACCCGCGAGTTCTTCGACCTCCTCCTCTCAGAACGCGGCGCCGGCCTCGACTGGCAGAAGACCGACTTGACCGAGTTGCACAGCGCGTGCCACGCCGCGCGAGCCGAATCCGACCTCGCAGGGCTGACAGCGATGTTCGCGAGAATCCTCGACGCTGACCCTGCATACGATTTCTGA